The Quercus robur chromosome 7, dhQueRobu3.1, whole genome shotgun sequence genome has a segment encoding these proteins:
- the LOC126693563 gene encoding disease resistance protein RUN1-like encodes MALMDTETNSSTFPSSSAARWKYDVFLNFRGEDTRYKFMGHLYDALTRKGIITYKDNEKLERGKAISAELLKAIEESKFAVLILSENYASSTWCLDELAKIISCKKEMGMIVLPIFHYVEPSDLRKQMGTFAQAFVKHEEKESKERVEKWRDALTQAGNLRGWHLKDYWSEIEDIKDIVGWISLHLKYDAFPYITKDLVGIYSRMVEFESYLAIGSNDVRFIGIWGMGGMGKTTLARVVYYMVSKKFEACSFIEDVREKSEKDGLLSLQQKIIFDILMEADLKIRDQYDGVLNIKNRLSHKRILLVLDDIDVLDKLNMLAGEHDWFGPGSRIIITTRDVHVLEAHGVDRIYEVQGLNEEDAVQLFCLKAFKKKHVLDDYLELSNQFLKYSSGLPLALEVLGSFLFGKSTIEWKIALDRLKEFPEEAILRVLRISFNGLQKPQNEIFLHIACFFNHEKKDHVVEKLDGLGLYPGIGLKELLDKSLLKIMDDNLVWMHELLEEMGRNIVSQECPDDPGKRSRLWHFEGIDKVLRKNKGTEAIQAIDIWDTNNEERETRWNPKAFLKMSNLKFLRLNDIGYVPIHFPDDLRILDWSNFPLKSLPSSFQLDELVQLYLIESKIEQLWIGIKIFEKLKYINLTYSWDLITTPDFTGVPNLEKLILESCGNLCKLHPSIGILKKLIFLNL; translated from the exons ATGGCTTTAATGGACACGGAAACAAACTCATCAACTTTCCCAAGTTCTTCTGCTGCCCGATGGAAGTATGATGTCTTTCTTAATTTCAGAGGCGAGGACACCCGCTACAAGTTTATGGGTCATCTATATGATGCTTTGACACGGAAAGGCATTATCACCTATAAGGACAATGAAAAACTTGAGAGAGGAAAAGCCATTTCAGCAGAGCTTTTGAAAGCAATTGAAGAATCGAAATTTGCTGTCCTCATTCTCTCAGAAAACTATGCATCTTCAACTTGGTGCTTAGATGAACTTGCAAAGATCATTAGCTGCAAAAAAGAGATGGGAATGATAGTTTTGCCTATTTTTCACTATGTGGAACCATCCGATTTACGGAAACAAATGGGAACTTTTGCACAGGCATTTGTTaaacatgaagaaaaggagagcAAAGAGAGGGTGGAGAAATGGAGAGATGCTTTGACACAAGCGGGCAACCTTCGCGGATGGCATTTAAAGGATTATTG GTCTGAGATAGAAGACATCAAAGACATCGTAGGATGGATATCGCTTCACTTGAAATATGATGCATTCCCATACATTACCAAGGACCTAGTAGGAATATACTCTCGAATGGTGGAATTTGAGTCGTATTTAGCTATAGGGTCAAATGATGTTCGCTTTATAGGGATTTGGGGGATGGGGGGAATGGGTAAGACAACTCTTGCTAGAGTTGTTTATTATATGGTCTCTAAAAAATTTGAAGCTTGTAGTTTTATTGAGGATGTTagggaaaaatctgaaaaagatGGATTACTTTCACTACaacagaaaattatttttgatattttgatggaagCAGATTTGAAAATAAGAGATCAGTATGATGGAGTTCTCAACATCAAGAATAGGTTATCTCATAAAAGGATTctacttgttcttgatgacaTAGATGTACTCGACAAATTAAACATGTTAGCTGGGGAGCATGATTGGTTTGGTCCAGGTAGTAGAATTATCATAACAACAAGAGATGTGCATGTGTTGGAGGCACATGGCGTAGATAGAATATATGAAGTTCAAGGATTGAATGAGGAAGATGCAGTTCAacttttttgcttgaaagcttttaaaaaaaagcatGTCCTTGATGATTATTTAGAGTTGTCTAACCAGTTTTTGAAATATTCTAGTGGCCTTCCTTTAGCTCTTGAGGTGTtgggttcttttttgtttggaaaaagtACCATTGAATGGAAAATTGCATTGGATAGACTCAAAGAATTTCCTGAGGAGGCGATTCTCAGAGTACTTAGAATAAGTTTTAATGGACTCCAAAAACCACAGAATGAAATATTCTTGcatattgcatgtttttttaatcatgaGAAGAAAGATCATGTAGTAGAAAAACTAGATGGTCTTGGCCTTTACCCTGGTATTGGATTGAAGGAACTCCTTGATAAATCTCTCTTGAAAATTATGGATGACAATTTAGTGTGGATGCATGAATTACTTGAAGAAATGGGTAGGAACATAGTTTCTCAAGAGTGTCCTGATGATCCTGGAAAGCGTAGTAGATTGTGGCATTTTGAGGGTATTGACAAAGTGTTAAGAAAAAATAAG GGAACAGAGGCAATTCAAGCCATAGATATTTGGGATACTAATAATGAAGAACGAGAGACACGTTGGAATCCTAAGGCCTTTTTGAAGATGTCCAATCTTAAATTTCTTAGACTTAATGATATTGGCTATGTCCCCATACATTTTCCTGATGATTTAAGAATTCTTGATTGGagtaattttcctttaaaatctTTGCCATCAAGTTTCCAGCTTGATGAGCTTGTTCAACTTTATTTGATAGAGAGCAAAATTGAACAACTTTGGATAGGAATAAAG ATTTTTGAGAAGTTGAAGTACATCAACTTGACCTACTCTTGGGACCTGATTACAACCCCAGACTTCACTGGAGTCCCAAATCTTGAGAAATTAATTCTTGAAAGTTGTGGTAATCTATGCAAGCTTCACCCATCCATTGGAATtcttaaaaaacttatttttcttaatcTATGA
- the LOC126691468 gene encoding uncharacterized protein LOC126691468 produces MEKAYDCLEWGFIGKVLHCFGFPDTWIQWVMLISTTSFSILINGSPFGFIRPQRGVRQDDLFIFAQVNEENLERIKYCLDAFSSWLGQMINFFKSVIIYSRNTPHYLKSSLANSIGINASNKKEKYLGIPIASSRDKKAATEEIIEKVKPRLQGWKMKTLSQVGRVTLISYVASSIPFTKHHP; encoded by the exons ATGGAAAAGGCGTATGACTGCCTAGAATGGGGCTTTATTGGGAAAGTCCTCCACTGTTTTGGGTTCCCTGATACTTGGATACAATGGGTTATGCTTATTTCTACAACATCCTTCTCCATCCTTATAAATGGAAGTCCGTTTGGGTTCATTAGGCCTCAAAGAGGGGTGAGGCAAG atgatctttttatttttgctcaAGTTAATGAGGAAAATTTAGAAAGGATAAAATATTGCCTGGATGCTTTTTCAAGCTGGTTGGGGCAAATGATAAACTTCTTTAAATCGGTTATAATTTATAGTAGAAATACTCCTCATTATCTGAAATCTTCGCTAGCAAATTCTATTGGAATTAATGCTTCAAATAAGAAGGAGAAATATCTTGGTATTCCAATAGCCTCTAGCAGAGACAAAAAAGCAGCAACTGAAGAGATTATTGAGAAGGTTAAGCCAAGGCTGCAAGGGTGGAAAATGAAAACACTCTCTCAAGTTGGTCGAGTGACACTCATCTCATATGTGGCTTCTTCCATTCCATTTACCAAGCATCATCCCTAA
- the LOC126691469 gene encoding uncharacterized protein LOC126691469 yields the protein MNKALVAKMTWNVVNNSDKMWVMAFNKRYVRNRKFMKMSILKGVSWASQSIFECRKVISKGLCHRIGNGLNTWIFEDPWVPNEPRFIPQARCGISIDVHLVANLIDQDTKQWDKGEFSMKSAYNAIKGLHSPNHPHMLSKDWKDLWKLKFNARLKNLLWKMCCNIQPTCFALNNRFPISSLNCFLCNNAPEIIEHLFLHCGWVILNPKSMLGLNEESIKDFQLYATILCDHLWMARNKVRVESSKSNPTDLSKQIFSVFIGHKEACKEQNERSSKDVVWSPPPRSWIKLNFDAAIREEKTTVAFVGRDIVGNLLLAWLEQFESGNSLLGETRAVWCAIRCSMNEAF from the exons ATGAATAAAGCTTTGGTGGCCAAAATGACTTGGAATGTGGTCAATAACAGCGATAAAATGTGGGTGATGGCTTTCAATAAGAGATATGTTCGGAATAGAAAATTCATGAAAATGTCCATTTTGAAGGGTGTTTCTTGGGCATCTCAAAGTATCTTTGAGTGCAGGAAGGTTATTAGTAAGGGGTTGTGCCATAGAATTGGCAATGGCCTCAACACTTGGATCTTTGAAGACCCGTGGGTCCCTAACGAGCCAAGGTTCATCCCCCAAGCAAGATGCGGTATTTCTATTGATGTTCACCTAGTTGCAAATCTAATTGATCAAGATACCAAGCAATGGGATAAAG GCGAGTTTTCAATGAAATCTGCTTATAATGCTATTAAAGGGCTGCATTCTCCAAACCACCCTCACATGCTTAGTAAAGATTGGAAGGATTTATGGAAGCTTAAATTTAATGCCAGACTCAAAAACCTTTTGTGGAAAATGTGCTGCAACATTCAACCAACTTGTTTTGCTCTTAACAATCGATTTCccatttcttctttaaattgcTTTTTGTGTAATAATGCCCCTGAAATTATTGAGCATTTGTTTTTGCATTGTGGTTGG gttattttaaatccaaaatccaTGTTGGGGTTGAATGAAGAATCTATCAAAGACTTCCAGCTTTATGCTACCATTCTCTGTGATCATTTATGGATGGCTAGAAATAAAGTTAGAGTGGAGAGTTCCAAAAGTAATCCAACTGATCTTTCCAAGCAAATATTTAGTGTCTTCATAGGGCATAAAGAAGCTTGTAAGGAGCAAAATGAGAGGTCATCCAAAGATGTGGTTTGGTCTCCACCTCCAAGGAGCTGGATCAAGCTAAATTTTGATGCTGCAATCCGTGAGGAGAAAACCACAGTTGCATTTGTAGGAAGAGATATAGTTGGCAACCTTCTATTGGCATGGTTAGAGCAATTTGAGAGTGGCAATTCCCTACTGGGGGAAACGAGAGCAGTTTGGTGTGCCATTAGATGTTCTATGAATGAAGCGTTTTAG